The Bacillota bacterium nucleotide sequence TTCCTCTAGGCAAGATGAACATGGGCTTTTCGGTGTCCAGGAACCAATCACGCATATCCGTTTCCAGGGTATAAAAATCGATTGTGGTAGGCATACCTGTTGCCAGTTCAAGCTCCTGAATGCTGTCTTGAAGAGCAGATACGACATACTCCAGGTAGTTTTCACGCTCCGCATTATTATAACTATATAAGTGGACGGGCTTACGCTGCTGGGACGAACCAAGAACGATATCCGCGTGCAACCCGGTGCGCTCTTCAATTTGCTGAGCGATATATGCGATACGCAGCTGACTCTCTTCACTCATATCATCTACGCCAGATACCCGAACCCGCACAGAATCTATGCCAACATCCCCCAAAACATCTGTTGCCTCCAGGGGAACCAGCCCGCCAATTGGCGCACCGACAAAATCATAGGCATGAACAAATCTGGCGTAAGTTTCTGGTGGGACCGGGGCGCCGTTAAGACCGCTCAACACTATTTCGGGACTGGAACGGTATATTTCCAGCGGCGCCGCAACCGGCGAGTCGCTTTCCATCACCGAAAGCAGCTCTGGGTCAAAAGTACCGGCATAGGAGTATTGAATTGTGCCACCAGTTAATGAACCCGGGCGGTCATCGCCAGCCGGCCGCCGGAAGACCTGGTTTCTGCCCCCCAGCTCATACCGACCGGTGACATCCTGATTCAAAGGATCTAGAGATAAGCTGCCCCCCAGTGTATGGGAAAAGAGAGCAATTTCGCCCCCTGAATCACTGTACTCAAGGCCCTCCGGTGCCCGAAATTCGGTTTGCGCAAAGGTTTCGCCAAATCCCGGCAGAGTCAAGGGAACCTCTAAATTCAGATCAAAGTCTTTGACATGCTCCTCTTTCGCCTGCCTAAACAAGTTCCTGTCGGTATCCGCCAACATCTCTACGGTTTCCAGTCTGGGTGTCATTTCAGTCAACCGTGATAGACTTACCGATGCATTCCCCTCCGGGCCATAGTACTGGTTCAATATAATAGGAAGATTGATCTGTCCTTCACCATCCCTGTAATTTCCACCTTGGGAAGGCAAATCTCCTTCTATTAGCGCCCTATCCAGGCCATGCAAGGCCGCCTCCGCTTCAAGATCCACCGCAACCACATTTATGGTAAATTGCATGGCGCTAAACCGGTACGGGGGAATACTGAGCCCGGCGTTATAGAACAAACTTATGGGAATCTCATCATATTCTGTTCCAAACTCCATAAAGGAATCGTGGCTAATAAAATAACTGGTATAGCTGGTTTTGATATTTTCAATTCCGTTGCTTTCCGTTACAGTAATTACTTCTTTATAAACCCCGGGCTCTAAATTATCATAAGGCATTGGCACACCAACGCCTGATTGAACATACGCGGGACCAACTACTGCCAGGGGCGCCGCCACCTCAACTCCTTCAATATCCCGAATTGCTTCCAATTGAAGGACAGATATCTCGTGATCGGAAAAATGATTGGACTGAAACTTACTGCTAACACTTTCATCGGCCTTTTCAATTTCGCTGACTGCCGAGTGCGGTCGAACCAGAATATCATAATCTGTCCGCCAGTGCTGAGCCAACTCTTCGTCAACAGTGCCCTGGATCGACCGGGCTGTAGACGCGGACAAACCAGCGGCAAGAGAGACAAGCAAAATGCCCAATAAAACTAGAAATAAGCGCTCCTTACGTCGAAACAAAGTAAGCACAAACCATTAACCCCCTTCAGGTACATTCACTTTAAAGAAATCCAAGGTAAATCATCGGTGTAAAACTATTCTCCTTGCCCTTAATTTCGTTTTTTTTTTATTTTCCTGCAACTAGGCTGGAAAATAATATCCATATTACAATTTGTTTACTACTGGCTTTTCTTCCTCTCCGCGTTTATAATGGAGGTAATCAGTGGCAAATCCTCTGAAAGGGGTTGATTAGTATGAGAAACGAAAACAAGGTGGTTGTCCGTTAACTTCATACCGGGCGCCTTTGGCACTTGTGCCGGGCAATGCCCATCCCCATTCAAAGAGCATACCCTGAAAATGCCGAACCACAGGGATACTCCTGTGGTTTTTGTGTGCGCTTTTTTAGGGATGTATTAAGGAGGATTTACTTGAATTTAAAAGATTATGGCTGGAGCCCACAGTTGGCAGAACAATTCCAGCCCTACGAAGAACAGGGCCAGATTCCGGCCCGTGTAACCGCATGCTGGTCCTGGCAGTATGAAATCGCAACCGACGAGGAAGTGGCCCGAGCGGAAATATCCGGTAAACTGCGGCACAATGCCCTTTACGCCGCCCGGCGTCCGGTAACCGGCGATTGGGTGGCGGTCCAAAAGGCCGATTCAGAAAAGTATATTATCAATGCTGTCTTGCCCCGCTCTAGCTGCTTGCAGCGACAACAGGTAAACGACAACCCGGAGGCCCAGGCGATTGCCGCCAATATTGACGTCTGCCTGATTATCCAGGCACTTGCGGGCGATTATAACCTGGCCCGGCTAGACCGCTATATTGCCCTGGCAATAAACGCCGGGGCCACACCGCATATTGTGCTGACCAAAGCCGATCTTGTCCCTGAGGCCGACGAACTGGCAAAAGCCGTGCAGAATCACCATCCCGGAGTAAAGATAGATGTGGTCTCGGCTGTCAGCGGCGCCGGTGTCGACCAGCTTCGGCAACAACTGAACCCAGGCCGCACCTATGTGGCCATCGGCAGCTCCGGTGTCGGCAAATCGACGTTACTCAATGTCCTAGCGGCAGAGGAGCTGATGAAGACCGCCTCCGTCCGTGAAGAGGATCATCGTGGCCGCCACACCACCACCCACCGACAGCTATCTGTCCTGCCCGGTGGCGCGCTCTATATCGACACCCCGGGCATTCGCGAGCTGGAACTGTTTGCCCCGGGCGGACTCACCGGCACGTTTCAAGACATTGAGACCCTAGCCGCCGCCTGCAAGTTCCGGGATTGTACCCATGAAAACGAACCGGGCTGCGCGGTTCGCCGGGCGCTTGAAAGCGGCGAGCTTACCCAAGAGCGCCTTAGCAATTACCATAAACTGCTGCAGGAAGAAGGCATGTTTCATAAAAAGCAGATCCGTCTCAACAAAAAGGTGTCCAAGACCCGCATCAAACGCAGAGGTGTGCACTATAAGGATTATGTCCGTGGTGGCACGGACAAAGACTGGCTGGGTGACATTTAGTGATTACAAAGGAGTTGATGCAGATGAACATCAAATACCAGACAACAAAAGACCTGCCCCAACAGGCAGTGCAAGAACTGTATAGTGATGCCGGCTGGCTTGCGTACACAAAAGACATTGATGGCCTAATGCGGGCGCTTGCCAACTCCCTGGCGGTTATCAGCGCCTGGGACGGCGAAGAGCTGGTGGGCCTGATCCGGGTGGTAGGCGATGGCCAGTCCATCCTTTATATCCAGGATATCCTGGTGCGAAAATCCCATAAACGCTGCGGCATAGGCAGCGAACTGCTAAACCAAATCCTCGAAGAGTTCCGTCATGTTCGCCAAAAGGTGCTGCTCACCGATGAGTCGCCCGAGACCAGGGGTTTTTATGAAGCCAACGGTTTTCAATCCTGCGACAAAGGCGAAACCGTCGCCTTTGCCCGCTTTAACTAAAAGAGGGATGCCTGACCGGCATCCCTCTTCGCTTATCCATATATCATAACTACTGAGTAGAAGATCTAGGGGAGATGAGTACGACCTGACGGACCTTCTTGCAAACAACTGTTCCCCTCTCTCCAAATATATAGTACAATATAGCTGGGTGGATGTGCAGGCCACAGATCCAGGAGGTGACTGGCAGATGAAGAGCAGAATCTATATCGCCATCGACCTAAAGTCTTTTTATGCTTCGGTGGAATGCATGGAGCGCGGACTTGATCCAATGACCACCAATCTTGTTGTCGCTGATGATAGTCGAACTACAAAAACAATATGTCTTGCCGTCTCCCCCGCTCTAAAAGCCCACGGCATTCCAGGAAGACCGCGGTTGTTTGAAGTTGTGCAAAAGGTTAAGGAAATTAATGCAAAGCGGCGGCGCAAGGCACCGGGGCATACCTTTACCGGCTCTTCTTGTGATGACAATGAACTGAGTTCTTCCCCTGACCTATCCTTGGACTATATAACTGCACCGCCGCGAATGGCCCGCTACATGGAGTACAGTACGAGAATTTACGATGTTTATTTAAAGCATATCGCCCCTGAAGACATCCATGTTTACTCCATTGACGAGGTCTTTATGGACATCACCGATTACCTCAACACTTATAAACTTTCGCCCCGAGAACTGGCTAAGAAAATTATCCTCGACGTCCTTGCCACCACGGGCATTACTGCCACGGCAGGAATAGGCACGAACTTGTACCTGGCTAAAATCGCCATGGATATCCAGGCAAAGCGTATTCCCACAGATGAAAGTGGTGTCCGTATTGCCGAGTTGGATGAGATGAGTTATCGGCGACTATTATGGTCCCATCGCCCCATTACTGACTTCTGGCGCGTAGGCAGGGGCTATGCAAAGAAACTGGAGGGAAAAGGCCTCTATACCATGGGCGACATAGCAAGGTGCTCCTTGGGTGAGCCCACCGATTTTCACAACGAAGACCTGCTGTACAGACTTTTCGGTGTCAATGCCGAACTGCTCATCGATCATGCTTGGGGATGGGAGCCTTGTACCATCGCTGAC carries:
- a CDS encoding FtsX-like permease family protein is translated as MLTLFRRKERLFLVLLGILLVSLAAGLSASTARSIQGTVDEELAQHWRTDYDILVRPHSAVSEIEKADESVSSKFQSNHFSDHEISVLQLEAIRDIEGVEVAAPLAVVGPAYVQSGVGVPMPYDNLEPGVYKEVITVTESNGIENIKTSYTSYFISHDSFMEFGTEYDEIPISLFYNAGLSIPPYRFSAMQFTINVVAVDLEAEAALHGLDRALIEGDLPSQGGNYRDGEGQINLPIILNQYYGPEGNASVSLSRLTEMTPRLETVEMLADTDRNLFRQAKEEHVKDFDLNLEVPLTLPGFGETFAQTEFRAPEGLEYSDSGGEIALFSHTLGGSLSLDPLNQDVTGRYELGGRNQVFRRPAGDDRPGSLTGGTIQYSYAGTFDPELLSVMESDSPVAAPLEIYRSSPEIVLSGLNGAPVPPETYARFVHAYDFVGAPIGGLVPLEATDVLGDVGIDSVRVRVSGVDDMSEESQLRIAYIAQQIEERTGLHADIVLGSSQQRKPVHLYSYNNAERENYLEYVVSALQDSIQELELATGMPTTIDFYTLETDMRDWFLDTEKPMFILPRGMTETEREELLSVVMTHLEKPLAELGYEDLSNQYQQIQYNPYNWHKKITVVMPEYQMADGEPRDLYGVVEQHWIKLGTHIRIYEETNRGTFWITLGLLAVGTLFIGNTTYISAVGRIGEFSALRSLGWRRSTVFRVSLTETLLVALLAGITTATVLALVWMFSERYLDSMVLLLVAPAVLVTFLIGGIPPLIRTIFIPPLAGVRQGELKSKSRIGGAHPLGFILRGLTLRLGRTFVTLLAMIIPAGMLAFSFFVYFGVQSLMGETLLGEYLALEFRGYHFVLNGLIFAVAGLAVTDALLMNLRERQKELGLLKAIGWRNNTVSGLLFCEGVSLGLVGGVIGTVAAGFFYMYVFGLLPPKPLLNGLLLVLLPALVGGLAALVPAGRAKKIPAAQVIREE
- the rsgA gene encoding ribosome small subunit-dependent GTPase A, with translation MPIPIQRAYPENAEPQGYSCGFCVRFFRDVLRRIYLNLKDYGWSPQLAEQFQPYEEQGQIPARVTACWSWQYEIATDEEVARAEISGKLRHNALYAARRPVTGDWVAVQKADSEKYIINAVLPRSSCLQRQQVNDNPEAQAIAANIDVCLIIQALAGDYNLARLDRYIALAINAGATPHIVLTKADLVPEADELAKAVQNHHPGVKIDVVSAVSGAGVDQLRQQLNPGRTYVAIGSSGVGKSTLLNVLAAEELMKTASVREEDHRGRHTTTHRQLSVLPGGALYIDTPGIRELELFAPGGLTGTFQDIETLAAACKFRDCTHENEPGCAVRRALESGELTQERLSNYHKLLQEEGMFHKKQIRLNKKVSKTRIKRRGVHYKDYVRGGTDKDWLGDI
- a CDS encoding GNAT family N-acetyltransferase, which codes for MNIKYQTTKDLPQQAVQELYSDAGWLAYTKDIDGLMRALANSLAVISAWDGEELVGLIRVVGDGQSILYIQDILVRKSHKRCGIGSELLNQILEEFRHVRQKVLLTDESPETRGFYEANGFQSCDKGETVAFARFN
- a CDS encoding DNA methylase, which encodes MKSRIYIAIDLKSFYASVECMERGLDPMTTNLVVADDSRTTKTICLAVSPALKAHGIPGRPRLFEVVQKVKEINAKRRRKAPGHTFTGSSCDDNELSSSPDLSLDYITAPPRMARYMEYSTRIYDVYLKHIAPEDIHVYSIDEVFMDITDYLNTYKLSPRELAKKIILDVLATTGITATAGIGTNLYLAKIAMDIQAKRIPTDESGVRIAELDEMSYRRLLWSHRPITDFWRVGRGYAKKLEGKGLYTMGDIARCSLGEPTDFHNEDLLYRLFGVNAELLIDHAWGWEPCTIADIKAYKPSAKSVGSGQVLHNPYSFEKAKLVVREMTELLVLDLVDKELVTDQMVLTVGYDIENLKDEKIRQSYHGAITTDHYGRSVPKHAHGSVNLKGPTSSTKQILQAVMELFERIVDQNLLVRRVTIAANHVVDEASIGKTNDIEQLDLFTDYQAEEVKHKQEEAELIRERKTQEATLAIRKKYGKNAILKGMNLEEGATTTERNKQIGGHKA